In Arthrobacter sp. UKPF54-2, the following are encoded in one genomic region:
- a CDS encoding DUF2630 family protein, producing MDEQDILQRITSLVEEERELRERAESASADHDHVPDRLRLRQLEENLDQCWDLLRQRRAKKQYGENPDDAQARPVTQVEGYNG from the coding sequence ATGGACGAACAGGACATCCTCCAGCGCATCACCTCGCTGGTGGAGGAGGAACGAGAGCTCCGGGAACGGGCAGAGTCCGCAAGTGCCGACCATGACCACGTCCCGGACCGGCTCCGGCTCCGCCAGCTCGAGGAGAACCTGGACCAGTGCTGGGACCTGCTGCGGCAGCGACGGGCCAAGAAGCAATACGGCGAGAATCCTGACGACGCCCAGGCGCGTCCCGTCACGCAGGTGGAGGGCTACAACGGCTAA